Proteins co-encoded in one Bacillus infantis NRRL B-14911 genomic window:
- a CDS encoding anti-sigma regulatory factor, with the protein MEKSAVVQIIKENDIILARKMGRELARSLYFNPIDQARILTVISELARNIYRYAGSGQIQYEKLTAGTQIGLRLTAIDHGPGIRDIPKALEQGYSSSNGFGAGLPAVKRMMDEFRIDSSKEMGTKVTVIKWKTRIFGGMC; encoded by the coding sequence ATGGAGAAATCAGCAGTGGTTCAAATTATAAAGGAGAATGATATCATTCTGGCCAGAAAGATGGGTAGAGAACTTGCTCGATCCCTTTACTTTAATCCCATTGATCAGGCAAGAATCCTGACAGTCATCTCAGAGCTTGCCAGAAACATCTACCGGTATGCAGGCAGCGGGCAAATTCAGTATGAGAAGCTCACAGCAGGAACTCAAATAGGGCTTCGCCTTACTGCCATCGATCATGGACCGGGGATCAGAGACATTCCGAAGGCACTGGAGCAGGGCTATTCCAGCAGCAATGGGTTTGGGGCAGGGCTGCCTGCTGTAAAACGGATGATGGATGAATTCCGGATTGATTCCAGTAAAGAAATGGGAACCAAAGTTACCGTGATTAAATGGAAAACCAGAATCTTTGGAGGTATGTGCTAA
- a CDS encoding Na-translocating system protein MpsC family protein, giving the protein MDIKKKEKELGSFIGRVLRGAFGKGPGAVFATISPPYITVYMKDFMSQIEDRLLDTEQSKYVEKIRDMLMPALIEEIKVYIQMDIGVTIDEFYYDWNLESHSGMFIGVSTEAAPEYSHYQNQEAVHKEVIQVSLEAEKPPGEVYSSLLNPRTLVIVRNQILVAVEKELIRQGYPEVLTLAKRDLEKRLFMEHRPQFEHYLDAELENVFVSWDFEQDKSVCLFILKPNHNRQQ; this is encoded by the coding sequence ATGGACATTAAGAAAAAAGAAAAAGAATTGGGATCTTTTATTGGACGGGTTTTGCGCGGAGCTTTTGGCAAGGGGCCGGGGGCCGTGTTTGCCACTATTTCTCCCCCTTATATCACTGTATATATGAAAGACTTTATGTCACAGATAGAAGATAGATTATTAGATACAGAGCAAAGCAAATATGTCGAGAAAATCAGGGACATGCTGATGCCCGCACTCATAGAGGAGATAAAGGTATATATCCAAATGGATATAGGCGTCACCATTGATGAATTCTATTATGACTGGAATCTGGAAAGCCATTCAGGGATGTTCATCGGCGTTTCGACAGAGGCCGCCCCGGAATACAGCCATTATCAGAACCAGGAAGCTGTACATAAGGAAGTCATCCAAGTCAGTCTGGAAGCCGAAAAGCCTCCAGGCGAAGTATATTCTTCCCTGCTGAATCCAAGGACTCTTGTGATTGTCCGGAATCAAATACTGGTAGCTGTTGAAAAAGAATTAATCCGGCAGGGCTATCCGGAAGTGCTTACCCTCGCCAAACGGGATCTGGAAAAAAGATTGTTCATGGAGCACAGGCCGCAGTTCGAACACTATTTGGATGCAGAGCTGGAAAATGTGTTTGTTTCATGGGATTTTGAACAAGACAAAAGCGTGTGCCTCTTCATCTTAAAACCGAATCATAACAGGCAGCAATGA
- a CDS encoding Na-translocating system protein MpsC family protein: MEIKAQQTKLSNNFGKLLREKFGKGPEAIYVTVSKPYVLIYISGFISATEQVLLDQGQDLTVLTTREYLMKSLDPEMRGQIKAITDIDIQHMYYDWNLDRQTGVFVGVGPSIVAEGKDSESDYKGKKKVHEEIISISRQAEKAPDRVESYMLGSRTLVVIREGILVPIEKQLIALGFVETLRVAKRQLEGELLSNDIHFSAILEAGIQDVFVDWNFELDNSVISFILKPNDS; encoded by the coding sequence ATGGAAATTAAGGCGCAGCAGACAAAACTGTCGAACAACTTTGGCAAGCTGCTGCGGGAGAAGTTCGGAAAAGGCCCGGAAGCCATTTACGTGACGGTATCAAAGCCATATGTCCTTATTTATATAAGCGGCTTTATATCAGCCACTGAGCAGGTGCTTCTTGACCAGGGCCAGGATTTGACGGTACTGACAACAAGAGAATATCTGATGAAATCGCTTGACCCTGAAATGCGGGGCCAGATCAAAGCGATCACGGATATAGACATTCAGCATATGTATTATGATTGGAATCTTGACAGGCAGACAGGGGTCTTTGTCGGCGTAGGCCCGTCCATTGTGGCTGAAGGCAAAGATTCAGAATCTGACTACAAGGGAAAGAAAAAGGTCCACGAAGAAATCATCAGCATAAGCAGGCAGGCGGAGAAAGCCCCGGACCGGGTTGAATCTTATATGCTCGGATCCCGGACATTGGTTGTCATCCGCGAGGGAATATTGGTGCCGATCGAAAAGCAGCTGATAGCCCTTGGGTTTGTTGAAACGCTCCGGGTTGCCAAAAGGCAGCTGGAAGGTGAATTGCTCAGCAATGATATTCATTTTTCTGCTATCCTGGAAGCGGGGATACAGGACGTTTTTGTTGATTGGAATTTTGAACTGGATAACAGTGTTATTTCTTTTATACTCAAACCTAATGATTCATAA
- a CDS encoding DUF2500 domain-containing protein produces the protein MPEPFFMGDFIFQAAPVFIGIIFIIVIGGLIFNIFKGVGQWQKNEQSPRLSVTAAVKSKRTDVSRRSHAHHENHHHVSSSTRYYVTFEFNSGDRSEFHVSGKEYGLLAEGDFGVLTFQGTRYLGFERNRGQGHS, from the coding sequence ATGCCAGAACCATTTTTCATGGGGGACTTTATCTTTCAGGCTGCCCCCGTTTTTATTGGCATCATATTTATCATCGTTATCGGCGGCCTTATATTCAACATCTTCAAAGGGGTCGGCCAGTGGCAGAAAAATGAGCAGTCCCCCAGGCTGAGTGTAACGGCCGCAGTCAAATCAAAGCGGACAGATGTATCCAGGAGATCACATGCCCATCATGAAAACCATCATCATGTTTCCTCAAGCACCCGCTATTATGTGACATTTGAATTTAACAGCGGCGACCGCTCTGAATTCCATGTGTCCGGAAAAGAATATGGATTGCTTGCAGAAGGAGACTTTGGGGTGCTAACGTTTCAGGGAACGCGGTATTTGGGGTTTGAGAGGAACAGAGGGCAAGGTCATTCTTAA